One Setaria italica strain Yugu1 chromosome I, Setaria_italica_v2.0, whole genome shotgun sequence DNA window includes the following coding sequences:
- the LOC101760177 gene encoding heptahelical transmembrane protein ADIPOR2: MGAATTTTATKRSRAAGGRQQQQETAAAAAAMARPGAAEAEAAARRRRPRPRLVGYEELPDYLQDNEFIRGHYRAEWPIRDALLSAFAWHNETLNVWTHLGGFLLFLALAVAGGAREAADEAAPGIMRFVVGSANASWDSDHSGLPGHDAGAAALSSGVPQWPRMVFLLGAMSCLAISATAHLLACHSRRATAVFWQLDYAGISVMIVASFVPPVYYAFLCHPGARAAYLSGITALGVLVVGALLSPSCSSPRYRRLRASLFLAMGLSGVLPALHALWLNWGHPACYLALGLEVAMGLAYAAGAWVYVSRVPERWRPGVFDVVGHSHQIFHVLVLVGAATHYVAVAVLIHWREKVAAACVAAP, translated from the exons ATGGGAGCCGCGACCACGACGACCGCGACGAAGCGGagccgcgcggcgggcgggaggcagcagcagcaggagacggcggcggcggcggcggccatggcgcgtccgggcgcggcggaggcggaggcggcggctcggcggcgaaggccgcggccgcggctggTCGGGTACGAGGAGCTGCCCGATTACCTCCAGGACAACGAGTTCATCCGCGGCCACTACCGCGCCGAGTGGCCCATCCGCGACGCGCTCCTCAGCGCCTTCGCCTGGCACAACGAGACCCTCAACGTCTGGAC GCATCTGGGAGGGTTCCTGCTGTTCctggcgctcgccgtcgccggaggggCGAGGGaggccgccgacgaggccgcgccGGGGATCATGAG GTTCGTGGTCGGATCGGCTAACGCTTCCTGGGACAGCGACCATTCG GGCCTGCCGGGTCATgacgccggggcggcggcgctgtcgtCCGGCGTGCCGCAGTGGCCGCGGATGGTGTTCCTGCTGGGCGCCATGTCGTGCCTGGCCATCAGCGCAACGGCGCACCTTCTGGCGTGCCACTCGCGCCGCGCCACCGCGGTGTTCTGGCAGCTCGACTACGCGGGCATCTCCGTGATGATCGTGGCCTCCTTCGTTCCCCCCGTCTACTACGCCTTCCTCTGCCACccgggcgcgcgcgccgcctaCCTCTCCGGCATCACGGCGTTGGGTGTGCTCGTGGTCGGCGCGCTGCTGTCGCCGTCGTGCTCGTCCCCGCGCTACCGCCGGCTCCGCGCGTCGCTGTTCCTGGCCATGGGCCTGTCGGGGGTGCTCCCGGCGCTGCACGCGCTGTGGCTCAACTGGGGCCACCCCGCGTGCTACCTGGCCCTGGGGCTCGAGGTCGCCATGGGGCTCGCCTACGCCGCCGGGGCGTGGGTCTACGTCAGCCGCGTGCCGGAGCGGTGGCGCCCCGGGGTGTTCGACGTCGTGGGCCACAGCCACCAGATCTTCCACGTGCTCgtgctcgtcggcgccgccacGCACTACGTGGCCGTCGCCGTGCTCATCCACTGGCGGGAGAAGGTGGCCGCCGCCTGTGTCGCCGCGCCGTGA